One window of Caldicoprobacter guelmensis genomic DNA carries:
- a CDS encoding DUF6951 family protein — protein sequence MCKYASKCALCNRTVEVEAQQQDMNTVEIKISSDCPNLQPLVNRPIHLDAIYEIIASKEESLLYGLIKQYHRQIEACTAYEIIKDSIGQSLGRYYELA from the coding sequence ATGTGTAAATACGCCTCCAAATGCGCATTGTGTAATAGAACAGTAGAAGTTGAGGCCCAGCAGCAAGATATGAATACTGTAGAAATAAAAATTTCATCCGACTGCCCCAACCTCCAGCCACTGGTAAATAGACCTATTCATTTGGATGCGATATATGAAATAATAGCTTCTAAAGAAGAATCATTGCTATATGGACTGATTAAGCAATATCACAGACAAATAGAAGCCTGCACAGCATATGAGATAATAAAGGACTCAATAGGCCAAAGCCTGGGCCGCTACTATGAATTAGCTTAA